The following are encoded in a window of Staphylococcus piscifermentans genomic DNA:
- a CDS encoding YitT family protein: MNKKTVRDLALVVFGSFVFSAGVNTFIISGKLGEGGVTGLAIVLYYAFHLSPGITNFVLNAILIVIGYKFLSKRSMFLTIIATVLISVFLGLTESWHIETGNVVVNAVFGGSCVGLGIGVIVLAGGTTAGTTILARLAHKYLDVSTSYALLFFDLIVVAISITVIPLDKILVTIISLYIGTKVMEFVIEGLNTKKAMTIISSRPDEVAKVIDEKVGRGVTIIDGRGYYSKEDKEILYVVISKTQVSKAKRLIRSLDENAFLVIHDVRDVYGNGFLADE, translated from the coding sequence TTGAATAAAAAAACAGTGCGCGACCTGGCGTTAGTAGTATTTGGATCGTTTGTTTTTTCAGCTGGGGTAAATACTTTCATCATTTCAGGTAAACTAGGCGAAGGTGGCGTGACCGGACTTGCCATCGTTTTATATTACGCATTTCATTTGTCACCAGGTATTACTAACTTTGTGTTGAATGCTATTTTAATTGTCATCGGTTATAAATTTTTAAGTAAGCGGAGCATGTTCTTAACCATCATTGCAACTGTTTTAATTTCTGTTTTCTTGGGATTGACAGAATCATGGCATATTGAGACAGGCAACGTTGTGGTAAATGCAGTTTTTGGGGGTTCTTGTGTTGGTTTAGGTATCGGAGTGATCGTCCTAGCCGGCGGAACAACTGCTGGAACAACAATTTTAGCTCGCTTAGCTCATAAGTACTTAGATGTCAGTACATCGTATGCTTTATTATTCTTCGATTTGATTGTAGTAGCCATCTCCATTACGGTTATTCCGCTGGATAAAATTTTGGTGACTATCATTTCCTTATACATCGGAACTAAAGTTATGGAATTTGTAATTGAAGGTTTAAACACTAAGAAAGCTATGACTATCATTTCCAGCCGCCCTGATGAGGTAGCTAAAGTTATAGATGAAAAAGTAGGTCGTGGTGTCACAATTATCGATGGTCGCGGCTATTATTCTAAAGAAGATAAAGAAATCTTATATGTAGTCATTAGTAAGACTCAAGTTTCCAAAGCTAAACGACTGATTCGCAGTTTAGATGAAAATGCCTTTTTAGTTATTCATGACGTGCGTGATGTTTATGGCAACGGATTTTTAGCTGATGAGTAA
- the tagD gene encoding glycerol-3-phosphate cytidylyltransferase, with product MKRVITYGTYDLLHYGHIELLRRAREMGDYLIVALSTDEFNRIKNKKSYYNYEQRKMMLESIRYVDLVIPEEGWGQKERDVERYDVDTFVMGHDWEGEFDFLKDKCEVVYLKRTEGISTTQIKKELYGKDAK from the coding sequence ATGAAGCGTGTCATCACATATGGAACATACGATTTGTTGCATTATGGCCATATTGAACTGTTAAGAAGAGCCAGAGAAATGGGAGATTATCTTATTGTTGCTCTTTCTACTGACGAATTCAACCGTATTAAAAATAAAAAATCATATTATAATTATGAACAGCGTAAGATGATGTTAGAATCTATCCGCTATGTTGACCTTGTTATTCCAGAAGAAGGATGGGGACAAAAAGAGCGCGACGTAGAACGCTATGATGTAGATACTTTTGTTATGGGGCATGATTGGGAAGGTGAATTCGATTTCCTAAAAGATAAATGTGAAGTCGTTTACTTGAAACGTACAGAAGGTATTTCTACAACTCAAATTAAAAAAGAACTTTATGGAAAAGATGCAAAATAA
- a CDS encoding FecCD family ABC transporter permease, whose protein sequence is MIEPKLRMKQLIALVITIVMLFAACVWSVTSGEYHMSVNTFFKTLFGQCEYTDSLILLDFRLPRMLITILAGAALSMSGAMMQSVTNNPLAEPGILGINAGSGFLIALFLVIGHVNADNFIYVLPILSIIGGILTATIIFYFSYTKEKGITPASMVLVGVGLSAALSGGSLTAMSKFDRDQSEFMATWLAGNIWGDDWSFVSALIPWLIVIIPFLFTKANILNILNTNAQIAQGLGINVRRERMVILFTAVALSSAAVAVSGAISFIGLMGPHIAKTIVGPRHQLFMPLAIFIGAFLLVFSDSLGQVILQPSGIPAGIVVALIGAPYFLYLMYRTKSF, encoded by the coding sequence ATGATTGAACCGAAATTACGAATGAAACAACTCATTGCATTAGTTATCACTATTGTCATGTTGTTTGCTGCATGTGTATGGAGTGTGACTTCCGGTGAATATCATATGTCAGTCAATACTTTTTTCAAAACATTATTTGGACAATGTGAATATACAGATAGTCTGATTTTATTAGATTTCAGATTACCGCGGATGCTGATAACTATTTTAGCAGGAGCCGCACTAAGTATGAGTGGAGCAATGATGCAAAGTGTGACGAATAACCCGCTTGCTGAACCTGGGATACTAGGGATTAATGCGGGAAGCGGTTTTTTAATTGCATTATTTTTAGTAATTGGCCATGTCAACGCAGATAACTTTATTTATGTATTGCCGATATTAAGTATTATTGGCGGTATCTTGACGGCTACTATTATTTTTTACTTCAGTTATACCAAAGAAAAAGGAATTACACCTGCAAGTATGGTATTAGTGGGGGTCGGACTTTCTGCCGCGCTCTCTGGCGGTTCATTGACAGCAATGTCTAAGTTTGACCGTGATCAGTCAGAGTTCATGGCTACTTGGCTTGCCGGAAATATTTGGGGAGACGATTGGAGCTTTGTGAGTGCTCTGATACCATGGTTGATTGTGATTATCCCATTTTTATTTACTAAAGCGAACATATTGAATATCTTAAATACTAACGCGCAAATTGCTCAAGGTTTAGGAATTAATGTGCGACGTGAACGTATGGTTATACTGTTTACCGCTGTAGCATTATCTTCGGCAGCTGTGGCAGTAAGCGGCGCTATAAGTTTTATTGGTTTAATGGGACCGCATATTGCTAAAACAATTGTCGGACCTAGACATCAATTATTTATGCCACTTGCCATTTTCATCGGCGCTTTTCTATTGGTATTTTCAGATTCTTTAGGACAAGTCATCCTGCAGCCGTCCGGAATTCCGGCAGGGATAGTCGTAGCCTTGATTGGTGCACCGTATTTCTTATACTTGATGTATCGTACAAAAAGTTTTTAA
- a CDS encoding NupC/NupG family nucleoside CNT transporter yields the protein MYLLINIIGLAVFLGIAVLFSRNRKAIQWKSVVILVVVNLILAWFFVFFPWGNWFVSKMADGISWVIESANAGTGFAFASFVNQKQMDMAISALFPILLVVPLFDILMYLNILPKFIGAVGWLLAKVTRQPKFESFFGIEMMFLGNTEALAVSSEQLKRMNEVRVLTIAMMSMSSVSGAIVGAYVTMIPGELVLTAIPLNIINAIIVTSILNPVSVEEREDIIYNLKEEGAQRQPFFSFLGDSVINAGKLVLIIIAFVISFVALADLLDRFINLITGIIGGWIHVKGSFGLNQILGVFMYPFALLLGLPWDTAWIVAQQMAKKIVTNEFVVMGQISDVVKSYDPHRRAVISTFLVSFANFSTIGMIVGTLKGIVNQKTSDFVSKYVPMMLLSGILVSLLTAAFVGLFAW from the coding sequence ATGTACTTACTTATCAATATTATTGGGCTGGCGGTATTTTTAGGAATTGCAGTGCTCTTTTCCAGAAACCGTAAAGCAATTCAATGGAAGTCAGTTGTAATCTTAGTCGTTGTTAACTTAATTCTTGCATGGTTCTTTGTGTTCTTCCCATGGGGAAACTGGTTCGTATCTAAAATGGCGGATGGTATTTCCTGGGTAATAGAATCTGCCAATGCAGGTACTGGTTTTGCATTTGCAAGCTTCGTAAACCAAAAACAAATGGATATGGCAATTTCAGCATTATTCCCGATTTTACTTGTCGTTCCATTATTTGATATCTTAATGTATTTAAATATTTTACCGAAATTTATCGGAGCAGTGGGTTGGTTATTAGCGAAAGTCACGCGCCAGCCTAAATTCGAGTCATTCTTCGGTATTGAAATGATGTTCTTAGGAAACACTGAAGCATTAGCTGTTTCAAGTGAACAATTAAAAAGAATGAACGAAGTCCGTGTGTTAACCATTGCAATGATGTCGATGAGTTCAGTGTCGGGTGCCATCGTCGGGGCATACGTTACTATGATTCCAGGCGAATTAGTATTAACTGCTATTCCTTTAAATATTATTAACGCCATTATTGTGACATCAATTTTAAATCCAGTCAGTGTAGAAGAACGAGAAGATATTATTTATAACCTTAAAGAAGAAGGCGCACAACGCCAACCGTTCTTCTCATTCTTAGGTGACTCAGTTATTAATGCTGGGAAATTAGTATTGATTATTATTGCATTTGTAATCAGTTTCGTAGCATTAGCTGACTTGTTAGATCGTTTCATCAATTTAATAACAGGCATTATCGGCGGTTGGATTCATGTAAAAGGCAGTTTCGGACTCAACCAAATTCTAGGCGTATTTATGTATCCATTTGCATTACTTCTTGGATTGCCATGGGATACAGCATGGATTGTAGCGCAACAAATGGCGAAGAAAATTGTTACCAATGAGTTCGTAGTTATGGGACAAATTTCAGATGTGGTTAAATCATATGACCCACATAGACGTGCCGTTATTTCTACCTTCCTTGTATCATTCGCAAACTTCTCCACAATTGGTATGATTGTCGGAACACTAAAAGGAATCGTCAACCAGAAAACATCCGATTTTGTATCGAAATATGTACCGATGATGTTATTATCAGGTATACTCGTTTCCCTGCTTACAGCTGCATTTGTCGGATTGTTTGCATGGTAA
- a CDS encoding glycosyltransferase family 2 protein, translated as MKISIIIPVYNSEEVVKRAVRSIDTKYDHEIICINDGSTDNTLQTLEALQKENKHVKIISQENKGAAASRNVGLSQMTGDVYMFLDADDEFLPSRIDLMARRYEANEDVEIVIGQTGRDFHGEWRTFPTHEAIKKDEVVNLTQCPEMLQSIGPRDKMFSSRFKDLRFDEDIVFCEEHTYMAHAFNQARDIQLLPDIIAGYNMRENSITAQSVERFFPYMRDAFKVRQRVMDYLRMPNVQEYYSYRMDELIVSYMLQAYITAKPKVTQALLDTVIQYIEGMQKTHYDGNALFRIIKVVEGGGIGWSPKLYSQWRDALNKVGIGRPNFIAFHLQLVSKIGMFRGRHALKKALKK; from the coding sequence ATGAAAATTTCTATAATTATTCCCGTTTATAATTCTGAAGAGGTTGTAAAACGTGCAGTAAGATCAATTGATACGAAATATGACCATGAGATTATTTGTATTAATGATGGTTCAACGGATAATACTTTACAAACATTAGAAGCGTTGCAAAAAGAAAATAAACACGTGAAGATTATCAGCCAAGAAAATAAAGGGGCAGCCGCAAGTCGAAATGTAGGACTATCTCAAATGACTGGTGATGTATATATGTTTTTAGATGCAGATGACGAATTTCTTCCGAGTCGTATAGATTTAATGGCACGCAGATATGAAGCTAATGAGGATGTAGAAATTGTAATCGGTCAAACAGGACGTGATTTTCATGGAGAATGGCGAACTTTCCCTACACATGAAGCGATTAAAAAAGACGAAGTTGTCAACTTGACGCAATGTCCAGAGATGCTGCAATCTATCGGACCTCGTGACAAAATGTTCAGTTCACGCTTTAAAGATTTACGTTTTGATGAAGATATCGTATTTTGCGAAGAACACACTTATATGGCGCATGCATTTAACCAAGCGCGTGATATTCAACTGCTCCCAGATATTATTGCAGGCTATAATATGAGAGAAAATTCAATTACAGCTCAAAGTGTTGAACGTTTCTTCCCTTATATGAGAGATGCCTTTAAAGTGCGTCAACGTGTCATGGACTATTTAAGAATGCCGAATGTTCAAGAATATTATAGTTATCGCATGGATGAATTAATTGTCAGTTATATGTTGCAAGCATATATTACTGCAAAGCCAAAGGTGACTCAAGCGCTCTTAGATACAGTCATTCAATATATTGAAGGTATGCAAAAAACTCATTACGACGGAAATGCACTTTTTAGAATTATTAAAGTAGTAGAAGGAGGCGGCATCGGCTGGTCGCCTAAACTATATAGCCAGTGGCGTGATGCATTGAATAAAGTAGGAATTGGACGACCGAACTTTATCGCGTTTCACTTGCAACTCGTATCTAAGATTGGAATGTTCAGAGGTCGTCATGCATTGAAAAAAGCATTAAAAAAATAA
- a CDS encoding FecCD family ABC transporter permease: protein MTQKQKKQKQINFTSAFILSCLLLFIMLLISILYGDARIHLSTIYQAVFHYNPAIEQHNIISEIRIPRDLGAVLVGMALAVAGAVVQGVTKNGLADPSLIGLNAGASFMLAVTYAFYPSASFGVLMIAGFVGSILGGTIVLMMGRSRQDGFNPIRIILAGAAVSAFLTALSQGIALLFKLNQDINFWSMGGVSGTTWVQLKWSAPIIIVTVILIVLLSKQLTILNLGESLATGLGQNVTWIRTISLILTMLLAGIAVAMVGQIAFVGLIVPHIVRFLIGTDYAKVIPLTAVLGGFLVLLADTVARMLGDAPVGAIVSFIGVPYFIYLIRKGGRTI from the coding sequence ATGACTCAAAAGCAGAAAAAACAAAAACAAATTAATTTCACATCTGCATTTATTTTATCTTGCCTCTTACTATTCATTATGTTGTTGATATCTATTTTATATGGTGATGCAAGAATTCACTTATCAACAATCTATCAAGCTGTCTTCCATTATAATCCAGCAATTGAACAACATAATATTATAAGTGAAATCCGAATACCGCGCGATTTAGGCGCGGTATTAGTCGGTATGGCGCTAGCAGTTGCAGGTGCTGTGGTGCAAGGTGTAACAAAAAACGGTTTAGCCGACCCTAGTTTAATTGGGTTGAATGCAGGAGCAAGCTTTATGTTGGCTGTCACTTATGCTTTCTACCCAAGTGCAAGTTTTGGTGTCTTAATGATCGCTGGTTTCGTCGGTTCTATTTTAGGTGGAACTATTGTACTGATGATGGGACGTTCACGCCAAGATGGTTTCAATCCGATTCGTATCATTTTAGCAGGCGCCGCAGTGAGTGCCTTCTTAACCGCCCTGAGCCAAGGAATCGCATTGTTGTTCAAACTTAATCAAGATATTAACTTTTGGAGTATGGGTGGTGTTTCTGGTACAACTTGGGTTCAGTTGAAATGGAGCGCCCCTATTATTATTGTGACAGTAATTCTAATCGTTCTTTTAAGTAAACAGCTGACTATTCTTAATTTAGGAGAAAGCTTAGCTACAGGTTTAGGACAGAATGTCACATGGATTCGTACCATCAGCTTAATATTGACGATGCTCTTAGCTGGTATTGCTGTTGCTATGGTGGGTCAAATTGCCTTTGTCGGACTCATTGTACCGCATATTGTACGATTCTTGATTGGAACAGACTATGCAAAAGTCATTCCTTTAACAGCAGTACTCGGCGGTTTCTTGGTATTGCTAGCTGATACAGTTGCTCGCATGTTGGGTGATGCTCCAGTCGGTGCAATTGTATCGTTTATCGGTGTGCCTTACTTTATCTATTTAATTAGAAAAGGAGGTCGTACGATATGA
- the pbp4 gene encoding penicillin-binding protein PBP4: MKKIILITLLIFFASTIITPFSEAATNTPSPAEVANEYGYNISDDFNPEGAVNISQTGQVLYDYHMNKKWYPASMTKLMTMYLTLEAVKEHKLSLDDKVKITNDDYRMSTLPELSNTKLYPGETYTIKELLQITVSASSNAAALILAKKVGGNTSDFTDQMNKKAKKLGMTQTHFVNPTGAENNLLQNYAPKKYKNEMSSRASAKDFAILSQRVIQDTPKILYFTKQLAPTQHGVTYYTFNWSLEGSELSLKGTDGLKTGSSDIADYNHTITTKRNGFRIDQAIMGAGDYKHLGGEKERNKMGNSIMNRSFDQYKYVKVLSKGEQKINGKKYFVKKDLYDVLPKDYTKKDYKFVIKDGQVHIDYPRQFISNQYGPPSVEVKRPLIHEATTFAQSSFSEHPVLTVLGFVFIIAALAIIIFLIIDGIRRRKK, encoded by the coding sequence ATGAAAAAAATAATATTAATAACTCTGCTGATATTCTTCGCAAGTACAATTATAACACCATTTTCAGAAGCAGCCACCAATACCCCCTCCCCTGCTGAAGTCGCAAATGAATATGGTTATAATATATCAGATGACTTCAATCCAGAGGGCGCTGTCAATATAAGTCAGACAGGACAAGTCTTATATGACTATCATATGAACAAAAAATGGTATCCAGCCTCCATGACAAAATTAATGACGATGTATCTTACGCTAGAAGCAGTTAAAGAACATAAATTATCTCTTGATGATAAAGTGAAAATTACTAATGATGATTATAGAATGTCTACATTACCTGAACTTAGCAATACGAAACTTTACCCGGGAGAAACTTATACTATCAAAGAACTTTTACAAATTACCGTATCGGCATCTAGTAATGCGGCAGCTTTAATTTTAGCTAAGAAAGTAGGAGGCAATACTTCAGATTTTACCGATCAAATGAATAAAAAAGCTAAAAAACTCGGTATGACTCAAACACATTTTGTTAATCCAACAGGGGCTGAAAATAACCTTTTGCAAAATTACGCTCCTAAAAAGTATAAAAATGAAATGTCTAGTAGAGCATCTGCTAAAGACTTTGCAATTTTGTCTCAAAGAGTTATCCAAGACACGCCTAAAATACTTTATTTCACTAAGCAATTAGCACCGACCCAACATGGCGTTACATACTATACCTTCAATTGGTCTCTCGAAGGCTCAGAATTGAGTTTGAAAGGAACGGATGGCTTAAAAACAGGCTCAAGCGATATTGCAGATTATAACCATACGATTACAACTAAACGTAATGGCTTCCGTATTGATCAAGCCATTATGGGCGCCGGCGATTACAAACATCTTGGTGGTGAGAAAGAACGTAATAAAATGGGGAACAGTATTATGAATCGTTCTTTCGATCAATATAAATATGTAAAAGTCCTTTCTAAAGGTGAACAAAAAATTAACGGTAAAAAGTATTTTGTCAAAAAAGATTTATATGATGTGTTGCCAAAAGATTACACGAAAAAAGATTATAAATTTGTAATCAAAGATGGGCAAGTGCATATTGATTATCCAAGACAATTTATTTCTAATCAATATGGTCCACCTTCTGTAGAAGTAAAAAGACCTTTAATACATGAAGCAACTACTTTCGCACAATCTTCATTTTCTGAACATCCTGTGTTGACCGTGCTAGGATTCGTCTTTATTATCGCTGCACTTGCCATTATTATTTTCTTAATTATTGATGGTATAAGACGTCGCAAAAAATAA
- a CDS encoding ABC transporter ATP-binding protein, whose protein sequence is MNRLNGQQVTIGYGEHVIVSDLDVEIPDGKVTSIIGPNGCGKSTLLKALSRLLSVKNGEILLDGKNIHTQSTKEIAKKIAILPQSPDVADGLTAGELVSYGRFPHQKGFGRLSAEDKEEIDWALKVTGTYDFKHRAINDLSGGQRQRVWIAMALAQKTDIIFLDEPTTYLDISHQLEILELVQELNREHGTTIVMVLHDINQAIRFSDHLIAMKGGDIVSSGETHEVLTKDILEQVFNIDAELSTDPRTGKPMLVTYDLLCKHYSKV, encoded by the coding sequence ATGAATCGTTTAAACGGTCAACAAGTAACAATCGGATATGGGGAACATGTTATTGTTAGTGATTTAGACGTTGAAATTCCTGATGGTAAAGTGACGTCCATTATCGGACCGAACGGTTGCGGTAAATCAACATTGTTAAAGGCATTGTCACGCTTACTTTCTGTGAAAAACGGCGAAATTTTATTAGATGGTAAAAATATACACACGCAATCTACAAAAGAAATCGCTAAAAAAATTGCAATTTTACCGCAATCTCCGGATGTTGCTGACGGGCTTACAGCTGGTGAATTAGTATCTTATGGACGCTTCCCGCATCAAAAGGGATTCGGACGTTTAAGTGCTGAAGATAAAGAAGAAATTGATTGGGCTTTAAAAGTAACTGGAACATACGACTTTAAACACCGCGCAATTAATGACCTCAGTGGTGGTCAAAGACAACGTGTTTGGATTGCTATGGCTTTAGCCCAAAAAACTGACATCATTTTTTTAGATGAACCGACAACTTACTTGGATATCAGTCACCAACTAGAAATTTTGGAACTTGTTCAGGAATTAAACCGTGAACATGGCACTACAATTGTGATGGTATTGCATGATATTAACCAAGCAATCCGCTTCTCCGACCACCTTATCGCTATGAAAGGCGGAGACATTGTCTCTTCAGGTGAAACTCACGAAGTATTAACGAAAGATATTTTAGAACAAGTATTTAATATTGATGCTGAATTAAGTACAGATCCACGGACAGGAAAACCGATGCTCGTCACATATGATTTATTATGTAAGCATTATTCAAAAGTGTGA
- a CDS encoding ABC transporter ATP-binding protein, whose protein sequence is MEQTKTKSNPLLFLLKKLKWPLGLIIVAVSISSLGSISGLLVPLFTGRMVDKFTGSQFNMQFILIFVAVFALNAVLSGIGLYLLSKIGEKIIYAIRSVVWAHIIRLRMRFFDVNESGQLMSRLTDDTKVINEFVSQKLPNVLPSVITLIGSLIMLFIMDWQMTLLTFITIPLFVAIMIPLGRVMQRISTRTQAEIANFSGLLGRVLTEMRLVKVANTEQIELDKAHLNLKEIYNLGLKQAKIAAVIQPISGLIMLLTIGIILGFGGIRISSGAITAGTLVAMIFYVIQLSMPLVNLSTLMTDYKKAVGASSRIYEIMQEPLEKVEAPTNQDLSNGSLTFDNVDFGYDVKEVLHDLNFEIPKGKVTAFVGPSGSGKSTIFNLIERMYDVTHGDILYAGVSIYQLPLSDWRNKIGYVMQSNAMMSGTIRDNILYGINREVTDAELEKYTKLANCHDFIMEFDEGYDTLVGERGLKLSGGQRQRIDIARSFVKNPDILLLDEATANLDSESEKKIQESLETLMEERTTVVIAHRLSTIMKADQIIFLDGGHVTGIGKHKELMETHKKYKEFVMTQKLTD, encoded by the coding sequence ATGGAACAGACAAAAACGAAGAGCAATCCTTTATTATTTCTTTTGAAAAAATTAAAGTGGCCGCTTGGACTTATTATAGTGGCAGTTTCTATTTCTTCATTAGGTAGTATAAGTGGACTGCTGGTCCCTTTATTTACAGGAAGAATGGTAGATAAATTCACTGGCAGCCAATTTAACATGCAATTTATTCTTATATTTGTTGCTGTTTTTGCGTTGAACGCTGTATTAAGCGGTATCGGCTTGTATTTATTGAGTAAAATTGGTGAAAAAATAATTTATGCAATCCGATCAGTAGTATGGGCTCATATTATACGTTTGCGCATGCGCTTTTTTGATGTGAACGAAAGCGGACAGTTGATGAGCCGTTTAACGGATGATACAAAAGTTATCAATGAATTTGTATCTCAAAAGTTGCCGAATGTATTGCCATCGGTTATTACACTCATCGGTTCGTTAATCATGCTTTTTATTATGGATTGGCAGATGACACTTTTAACGTTTATTACCATTCCTCTATTTGTAGCGATAATGATACCTTTAGGAAGAGTAATGCAACGAATTTCAACTCGTACTCAAGCTGAAATCGCAAACTTCAGTGGTTTGCTGGGACGTGTCCTAACAGAGATGCGCTTAGTTAAAGTGGCAAATACAGAGCAAATTGAATTAGATAAAGCTCATTTGAATTTGAAAGAAATCTATAATTTAGGTTTAAAACAAGCTAAAATTGCTGCAGTGATTCAACCTATTTCTGGCTTGATTATGCTATTGACTATCGGGATTATTCTTGGATTCGGTGGCATAAGAATTTCTTCAGGTGCTATTACAGCCGGAACATTGGTTGCCATGATTTTCTATGTCATCCAATTGTCTATGCCGTTAGTTAATCTTTCTACATTAATGACGGATTATAAAAAGGCGGTAGGAGCTAGCAGCAGAATTTATGAGATTATGCAAGAACCATTAGAAAAAGTTGAAGCGCCGACAAATCAAGATTTATCTAACGGCAGTCTTACTTTTGATAATGTAGATTTCGGCTATGATGTCAAAGAAGTATTGCATGATTTAAATTTTGAAATTCCAAAAGGAAAGGTAACTGCTTTTGTGGGGCCATCTGGGTCAGGTAAAAGTACAATCTTTAATTTGATTGAAAGAATGTACGATGTTACTCACGGCGATATTCTTTATGCGGGAGTATCTATTTACCAATTACCTTTGTCTGATTGGAGAAATAAAATCGGTTATGTTATGCAATCTAATGCCATGATGAGCGGTACGATCCGCGATAACATATTATATGGTATTAACCGAGAAGTTACTGATGCAGAGCTTGAAAAGTATACAAAACTCGCAAATTGTCATGATTTTATTATGGAGTTCGATGAAGGTTACGATACTTTGGTTGGAGAACGCGGTTTGAAATTATCAGGCGGTCAAAGACAACGTATTGATATCGCACGCAGTTTCGTGAAGAATCCAGATATTCTCTTGCTAGACGAAGCTACAGCCAATCTGGATAGTGAAAGTGAAAAGAAAATACAAGAATCTTTAGAAACCTTAATGGAGGAACGTACGACTGTTGTAATCGCACACCGTCTTTCTACCATTATGAAAGCAGACCAAATTATTTTCTTAGATGGCGGCCATGTAACTGGAATCGGCAAACATAAAGAACTCATGGAAACACATAAGAAATATAAAGAATTTGTGATGACACAAAAATTAACAGATTAA
- the tarB gene encoding teichoic acid glycerol-phosphate primase TarB: protein MRQIIKKVYLLIISILNRVFKKRKLDTNHIVIFMTFKEDVMPIIKRLNAEGYDITVIGKSMDKISVKHLPGVRFIDNSNKYIFAQINALSTAKVIFIDNYYLLMGGFYKKKGQTVIQTWHATGALKYFGLKDHAVDLTNKKMVDQYTRVYQATDRYLVGGKPMEICFTNAYNAKPYQMLQLGLPRMVQYFSKDLDAQKAALKQQYGIEGKLAVYVPTYREHFQANRMIDKEKFENALPEYTLINKLHPAALKLGESSKIDTQRLFLMADVIITDYSSLAIEASFLNKPVLFYVYDQAEYEVERGLNHFYWEIPEAYKAYNEDDLLHKLQEGPEHYPPLFKEWHSFSTPDTLDKISNYIRELVKK from the coding sequence ATGAGACAAATAATAAAAAAAGTTTATTTGCTGATTATCAGTATATTAAACCGTGTTTTTAAAAAGAGAAAATTAGATACCAACCACATTGTTATATTTATGACCTTTAAGGAAGACGTAATGCCGATTATTAAAAGACTGAACGCAGAAGGTTATGACATTACAGTTATCGGAAAGTCGATGGATAAAATCAGCGTGAAGCATTTACCGGGTGTTCGCTTCATTGATAATAGTAATAAATATATTTTTGCACAGATTAATGCGCTTTCTACAGCGAAAGTTATTTTTATCGATAATTATTATTTGCTAATGGGAGGTTTCTATAAGAAAAAAGGCCAAACTGTCATTCAAACGTGGCATGCGACGGGTGCATTAAAATATTTCGGTTTGAAAGATCATGCTGTGGACTTAACTAATAAAAAAATGGTGGACCAATATACGCGGGTTTATCAGGCTACAGATCGCTATTTAGTCGGTGGGAAACCTATGGAAATTTGCTTTACAAATGCCTACAATGCCAAACCCTATCAAATGCTCCAATTAGGTTTGCCTCGTATGGTGCAGTATTTTTCAAAAGATTTAGATGCACAAAAAGCTGCTTTAAAACAGCAATATGGAATCGAAGGGAAGCTCGCTGTTTATGTACCGACTTACCGAGAACATTTTCAAGCGAATCGCATGATTGATAAAGAGAAATTTGAAAATGCACTACCGGAGTACACTTTGATTAATAAATTGCATCCTGCAGCACTTAAATTAGGAGAATCTTCTAAAATTGACACGCAACGATTGTTCTTGATGGCGGATGTTATTATTACCGATTACAGCTCGCTCGCAATTGAAGCAAGCTTCTTAAATAAACCCGTGTTATTCTATGTATATGACCAAGCAGAGTATGAAGTAGAACGTGGCTTAAATCATTTTTATTGGGAAATCCCTGAAGCCTATAAAGCTTATAATGAAGATGACCTATTGCATAAGTTGCAAGAAGGGCCAGAACATTACCCACCATTATTTAAAGAATGGCATAGTTTCAGCACTCCTGATACACTAGACAAAATATCAAACTATATTAGAGAATTGGTGAAAAAGTAA